TACAATAGGGGACTTTTTAATGTAACTAGGACGTAAAAACGGCGAAATTGGAAATATTAGAAGACAAAAAAACTTAAAGTGACATTCTTCTATAAGAAATCCTCAATCATTTAGGGTTTGTTTAAGATTGTTGTTGATTTTGTTGTTAAACTAACGGGGCAGATTAGTTTAACAAGGAGTTTGTAGTTTTTTAAGGAAAATATTATATTAAAACATTAACTATTAAGGGGGACGAGTTGGTGGATGTAGTTTTTCAAACGGAAAAAGCAGTTTTTAATTATCATGTAGCAGGAATTTTGATTAAAAATGGATACGTTCTTTTACATAAGGATGTTAATGATAAAAATTGGGCACTTCCTGGAGGAAGAGTTGAAATCACGGAAGAATCACAATCAAGTATCAAAAGGGAATTTCGGGAAGAATTAGGAATAGATATAAAGGTAGTTAGACTGCTTTGGGTAGTAGAAAATTTCTTTGAATATGATGGCAGAAGTTTTCACGAGATAGGTTTTTATTACAATATTTTATCAGATGAAAATTCCCTGTTAGTTGATAAAGAATCTTTTTATGGAGTGGAAGGAGAACGGTTGATTTTCAAGTGGATGCCGATAGAGAAGCTTGAAGAAGTAGCGTTATACCCAGAGTTTTTAAGAACGGCTCTAAATAATTTGCCAAAGAACCCAGAGCATTTCGTTGAAAAAAAGTAGGTAGTTGTCTTATGTTTTCTTGTTGAACTAACGGGTGCTTTACTTTAATAAAGAGTAAAGTATTTTTTCTTATTCAAGTAACGAGGCAGTTAGTACAATAAGAACATTATGACTATCTTATATATAAGAAATGGAGAGGATTCAAAGGAATGATTATTTTAGAAACTGAAAGGTTGTTTTTAAGACAGTATAAAGAAGAGGATATGTCTTCTCTTTATTCTATTTTTTCAGATTCTGAAACAATGAAATAT
This window of the Bacillus gobiensis genome carries:
- a CDS encoding NUDIX hydrolase; protein product: MDVVFQTEKAVFNYHVAGILIKNGYVLLHKDVNDKNWALPGGRVEITEESQSSIKREFREELGIDIKVVRLLWVVENFFEYDGRSFHEIGFYYNILSDENSLLVDKESFYGVEGERLIFKWMPIEKLEEVALYPEFLRTALNNLPKNPEHFVEKK